A stretch of the Equus quagga isolate Etosha38 chromosome 9, UCLA_HA_Equagga_1.0, whole genome shotgun sequence genome encodes the following:
- the LOC124245120 gene encoding LOW QUALITY PROTEIN: transmembrane and coiled-coil domain protein 3-like (The sequence of the model RefSeq protein was modified relative to this genomic sequence to represent the inferred CDS: inserted 1 base in 1 codon; substituted 2 bases at 2 genomic stop codons): MPGSDTPLTVDRTYSDPGRDRCKRRVERHDMNTVSLPLNIRRGGSDTNLNFDVPDGILDFHKVKLSADSLKQKILKVTEQIKIEQTSRDGNAAEYLKLVSSADKQQAGRIKQVFEKKNQKSAHSIAQLQKLEKYHRKLKEIEQNGASKSSKDFSKDHLEDIQHSLKDAHAKSRTAPGNMESGKSGMPGVSLTPSVFVFNKSREFANLIRNKFGSADNIAHLKNSLEEFRPKASARVYGGSATIVNKPKYGSDDECSSGTSGSTDSNGNQSSGXGGAGTLDSQGKLTMILEELWEIKDTQAQLAEDIEVLKVQFKREYGFISQTLQEERYRYEXLEDQLHDMTDLHQHETANLKQELASIEDKVAYQAXERSRDIQGALESCQTRISKLELHQQEQQVLQTDTVNAKVLLGKCINVVLAFMTVILVCVSTITKFVSPMMKSRFHIVGTFFAVTLLAIFCKNWDHILCAIERIIIPR; encoded by the exons ATGCCGGGCAGCGACACCCCGCTCACCGTGGACCGGACCTACTCCGACCCGGGCCGGGACCGCTGCAAGAGACGGG TAGAGCGTCATGACATGAATACCGTAAGCCTGCCCCTCAACATACGCCGAGGGGGCTCAGACACCAACCTCAACTTCGACGTACCAGATGGCATCCTGGACTTCCACAAGGTCAAACTCAGCGCGGACAGCCTGAAGCAGAAAATCCTAAAGGTAACAGAGCAGATAAAAATAGAGCAGACGTCCCGTGATGGGAACGCGGCGGAGTATCTGAAGCTGGTCAGCAGCGCGGACAAGCAGCAGGCCGGCCGGATCAAGCAAGTCTTTGAGAAGAAGAATCAGAAGTCAGCTCACTCGATCGCCCAGCTGCAGAAGTTAGAAAAGTATCATAGAAAGCTCAAGGAGATCGAACAGAACGGAGCCTCCAAAAGCTCAAAGGACTTTTCCAAAGACCACCTGGAGGACATCCAGCACTCTCTGAAAGATGCCCACGCCAAGTCTCGAACGGCGCCCGGCAACATGGAGAGCGGTAAATCGGGCATGCCAGGGGTGTCCCTCACTCCCTCCGTGTTCGTCTTTAATAAGTCCAGGGAGTTTGCCAACCTAATCCGTAATAAGTTTGGCAGCGCCGACAACATCGCTCACTTAAAAAATTCCTTAGAGGAGTTTAGGCCCAAGGCGAGTGCCAGGGTCTACGGGGGCAGCGCGACCATTGTGAACAAGCCCAAGTATGGCAGTGACGACGAGTGTTCAAGTGGCACCTCGGGTTCCACCGACAGTAATGGGAACCAGTCGTCCG CTGGCGGAGCCGGCACGCTGGACAGCCAGGGGAAGCTCACCATGATCCTGGAGGAGCTGTGGGAGATCAAGGACACCCAGGCACAGCTGGCTGAGGACATCGAGGTGCTGAAGGTGCAGTTTAAGAGAgaatatggttttatttctcagACCCTGCAAGAGGAGAGATACAGGTACGAGTGATTGGAAGACCAGCTCCATGACATGACGGACCTGCATCAGCACGAGACAGCCAACCTGAAACAGGAGCTGGCCAGCATCGAGGACAAGGTGGCCTACCAGGCCTAGGAGCGCTCGCGGGACATCCAGGGGGCCTTGGAGTCCTGCCAGACTCGCATCTCAAAGCTGGAGCTGcaccagcaggagcagcaggtgcTGCAGACGGACACCGTGAATGCCAAAGTTCTCCTGGGCAAGTGCATCAACGTGGTCCTGGCCTTCATGACTGTGATCTTGGTGTGCGTGTCTACCATCACCAAGTTCGTCTCGCCCATGATGAAGAGCCGCTTCCACATTGTTGGCACCTTCTTTGCTGTGACTCTTCTTgcaatattttgtaaaaactgGGACCATATTCTGTGTGCCATAGAAAGGATAATAATACCAAGATGA